From Agromyces sp. SYSU T00194, a single genomic window includes:
- a CDS encoding DUF389 domain-containing protein, producing MEVDDRTDWVNPSANDRLRDQLRSMAAALSNTVALRGLACVFAGLVVLLLPDITTTVATVLVIAVLVLSGLADLVYAVAGARWFARRVNRWLAAPRGLAALGLAVLMVLLAIAGAGEVSLPLIVVILGVYVGIRGLVAVIGALVKRKERSPLPRVAGGSIAVVGGVLAFMVPASLTTTVIVAAAAASLVVGFVLISWSIRRAARGTGLDPATASIPDVLWDWIEGSDVGRRTRAEQAAGLYFERPERLTKLGTWWVMLVLSVAIATFAVLQDSTAVVIGAMLVAPLMTPILGLAGALVNGWSRRAFQSATLVTSGAIVSVVLAYGITAWAPVAVSFATNSQIVSRVSPNTVDMMIALAAGAAGAFATVNSRVAAGIAGVAIAVALVPPLAVVGVSLNGGRLDDAGGAALLFLTNFVAIVLAAAGVFVITGWARPYALRNRPGQILQTVAPFVILAGIILLPLMLTSEGLLQTQNRERDVQATVEVWLGDDSGFEVTDVSVSGTDVSVTITGSGDAPDASDLHDAIQDDFTGSIGLTLTVVPVEVTVIPAG from the coding sequence CGTCGCGCTCCGCGGGCTCGCCTGCGTGTTCGCCGGCCTCGTGGTGCTGCTGCTGCCCGACATCACCACGACCGTCGCGACCGTCCTCGTCATCGCCGTGCTCGTGCTCAGCGGCCTCGCCGACCTCGTCTACGCGGTGGCCGGCGCGCGCTGGTTCGCACGGCGCGTCAACCGCTGGCTCGCGGCGCCCCGCGGGCTCGCCGCGCTCGGCCTGGCGGTGCTCATGGTGCTGCTCGCGATCGCGGGGGCCGGCGAGGTCTCGCTGCCGCTCATCGTGGTGATCCTGGGGGTGTACGTCGGCATCCGCGGGCTGGTCGCCGTGATCGGCGCGCTCGTGAAGCGCAAGGAGCGGAGTCCGCTCCCGCGGGTGGCGGGCGGATCGATCGCGGTCGTGGGCGGCGTGCTGGCGTTCATGGTGCCCGCGTCGCTGACCACGACGGTGATCGTCGCGGCCGCGGCCGCCTCCCTCGTCGTCGGGTTCGTCCTCATCTCCTGGAGCATCCGCCGTGCGGCGCGCGGAACGGGCCTCGACCCGGCGACCGCCTCGATCCCCGACGTGCTCTGGGACTGGATCGAGGGGTCGGACGTCGGCCGCAGGACGCGCGCGGAGCAGGCGGCCGGCCTCTACTTCGAGCGTCCGGAGCGCCTGACCAAGCTCGGCACCTGGTGGGTCATGCTGGTGCTCTCGGTCGCGATCGCGACTTTCGCGGTGCTGCAGGACTCCACGGCCGTGGTCATCGGCGCCATGCTCGTCGCGCCGCTGATGACGCCGATCCTCGGACTCGCGGGGGCGCTCGTCAACGGGTGGTCGCGGCGGGCGTTCCAGTCGGCGACGCTCGTGACCTCGGGCGCGATCGTGTCGGTCGTGCTGGCCTACGGCATCACCGCGTGGGCACCGGTGGCCGTCTCGTTCGCGACCAACTCGCAGATCGTGTCGCGGGTCTCGCCGAACACGGTCGACATGATGATCGCGCTCGCCGCCGGCGCCGCGGGCGCCTTCGCTACCGTGAACTCCCGCGTCGCCGCCGGCATCGCGGGCGTGGCGATCGCCGTCGCGCTCGTGCCGCCGCTTGCCGTCGTCGGGGTGAGCCTGAACGGCGGACGCCTCGACGACGCGGGCGGCGCCGCACTGCTGTTCCTCACCAACTTCGTCGCGATCGTGCTCGCCGCGGCGGGCGTGTTCGTGATCACCGGGTGGGCGCGTCCCTACGCCCTGCGCAACCGCCCCGGGCAGATCCTCCAGACGGTCGCGCCGTTCGTGATCCTCGCCGGCATCATCCTGCTGCCGCTGATGCTCACGTCGGAGGGCCTGCTGCAGACCCAGAACCGCGAGCGCGACGTGCAGGCCACGGTCGAGGTGTGGCTCGGCGACGACAGCGGTTTCGAGGTCACCGACGTGTCGGTCTCGGGCACGGACGTCTCGGTCACGATCACCGGTTCGGGCGACGCCCCCGATGCATCCGACCTGCACGATGCGATCCAGGACGACTTCACCGGCTCGATCGGCCTCACGCTGACCGTGGTGCCGGTCGAGGTGACGGTGATCCCGGCCGGCTGA